The Crocosphaera subtropica ATCC 51142 genome includes a window with the following:
- the gltX gene encoding glutamate--tRNA ligase has translation MTVRVRIAPSPTGNLHIGTARTAVFNWLFAHHHQGQFILRVEDTDRERSRAEYTENIKSGLAWLGLTWDEGPFFQTQRLDLYRQGIQTLLDKGFAYRCYCTPEELEQMREAQKAQNQAPRYDNRHRHLTEEQRQGLEAQGRKPVIRFIIDDDREIVWHDLIRGKMTWKGSDLGGDMVIARIADNPDQPFGQPLYNLAVVVDDMDMKITHVIRGEDHIANTAKQILLYEALGATVPEFAHTPLILNQEGRKLSKRDGVTSIDDFRKMGFLPQALANYMTLLGWTPPDSTQEIFTLTEAAQQFSLERVNKAGAKFDWDKLDWINSQYVHKMSGEELVDLLVPYWQEAGYPINIDSDRPWLEKMATLIGPSLTRLSDAAKESVLLFGGRVDYSEEAIAQMKQDGVKDVLQAVVEKIQESSQLTEDEAKDTIKQVTKTFKVKKGLVMRSLRAGLMGELHGPDLIQSWLLLHEKGWDKTRLTHGLSLVE, from the coding sequence GTGACAGTCAGAGTTCGTATTGCCCCAAGTCCCACAGGGAATTTACACATAGGAACCGCCAGAACCGCCGTTTTTAACTGGTTATTTGCTCATCATCACCAAGGCCAGTTTATCCTCAGAGTCGAAGATACCGATCGAGAGCGATCGCGTGCAGAATACACTGAAAATATTAAATCAGGACTGGCCTGGTTGGGCTTAACTTGGGATGAAGGTCCTTTTTTCCAAACCCAACGCCTCGATCTCTATCGTCAAGGGATTCAAACCTTACTAGACAAAGGCTTTGCCTATCGTTGCTATTGTACCCCAGAAGAATTAGAACAGATGCGAGAGGCGCAAAAAGCCCAAAATCAAGCCCCTCGCTACGATAACCGTCATCGTCATCTCACCGAAGAACAACGTCAAGGGTTGGAAGCGCAAGGAAGAAAACCGGTTATCCGTTTTATCATCGATGACGATCGCGAAATTGTTTGGCACGATCTTATCCGAGGAAAAATGACCTGGAAAGGAAGTGATCTCGGTGGAGATATGGTCATCGCTCGTATTGCTGATAATCCCGATCAACCCTTTGGACAACCTCTCTACAATCTAGCTGTGGTGGTCGATGACATGGATATGAAGATCACTCATGTGATCCGAGGAGAAGATCATATCGCTAATACCGCTAAACAAATTCTCTTATACGAAGCTCTCGGCGCAACGGTTCCAGAGTTTGCTCATACCCCTCTAATTTTAAACCAGGAAGGACGAAAATTATCAAAACGAGACGGGGTAACCTCTATCGATGACTTTCGTAAAATGGGCTTTTTACCCCAAGCTTTAGCTAACTATATGACCTTATTGGGATGGACTCCCCCAGACTCCACTCAAGAGATTTTTACGTTAACCGAAGCAGCCCAACAGTTTAGCTTAGAACGGGTCAATAAAGCTGGAGCTAAATTTGACTGGGATAAACTGGATTGGATTAATAGTCAATATGTACACAAAATGTCAGGAGAAGAATTAGTTGATCTCTTGGTTCCCTATTGGCAAGAAGCCGGTTATCCTATCAATATCGACAGCGATCGCCCCTGGTTAGAAAAAATGGCCACTTTGATCGGGCCCAGTCTCACCCGTCTCAGTGACGCAGCGAAAGAAAGTGTCTTGTTATTTGGGGGAAGGGTAGACTATAGCGAAGAAGCCATAGCTCAAATGAAACAAGATGGGGTTAAAGACGTTTTACAAGCTGTTGTAGAGAAGATTCAAGAGTCATCTCAGTTAACCGAAGATGAGGCCAAAGATACCATCAAACAAGTTACTAAAACCTTTAAAGTCAAAAAAGGATTGGTAATGCGATCGCTTCGTGCTGGTTTAATGGGAGAATTACACGGTCCTGATTTAATTCAATCTTGGCTTTTATTACATGAAAAAGG